The proteins below are encoded in one region of uncultured Eubacteriales bacterium:
- a CDS encoding PTS system sorbose subfamily IIB component has translation MIKHMRIDERLIHGQVASVWTNFLSCDRIIVANDAAPKSEMQVAALKLACPMGVKLSILSVEKAAANILSGKYDAEKVFLITRNVPDCKRILDAGVALPGVNVGNLAHAEGLRKIKKSVSLSEGDIAAIQAILAFGVKVTAQMIPDEPDVSIETFLK, from the coding sequence ATGATTAAGCACATGAGAATTGACGAGCGGCTAATCCACGGACAGGTGGCCTCTGTCTGGACCAACTTCCTGAGCTGTGACCGCATCATCGTGGCCAACGATGCCGCCCCCAAGAGCGAGATGCAGGTGGCTGCGCTGAAACTGGCCTGCCCCATGGGGGTCAAGCTCTCCATCCTCTCGGTGGAGAAGGCAGCCGCCAATATCCTCTCCGGCAAGTACGACGCCGAAAAGGTCTTTCTCATCACTCGCAACGTACCCGACTGCAAGCGCATTCTGGACGCGGGCGTGGCCCTTCCCGGCGTGAATGTGGGTAACCTGGCCCATGCCGAAGGCTTGCGCAAGATCAAAAAGTCGGTCAGCCTCAGCGAGGGGGATATCGCCGCCATCCAGGCAATTCTCGCTTTCGGCGTCAAGGTCACAGCCCAGATGATTCCCGACGAGCCTGACGTCAGCATCGAGACCTTCTTGAAGTAA
- a CDS encoding PTS system mannose/fructose/sorbose family IID component: MSKQNANTSEKITKKDLQKVYIRNLFGLQWGWNYETMQGLGYCYVIMPILRRLYKNNPEKMKKALQTEIGYFNTSQPMSNLIIGTDAALQEELGIDKAEDAIIGMKTGLMGPFAGVGDTIFITIYRALVFSIAAYIAMGGQAVALLIPIICGIAILAVRYKFTFLGYQQGSKLASGLSGQLKKITQAASVLGLTVVGALVPSVVKAPMNISVQIGDVSLAIQPMLDKIIPAALPLAMVLLSYWLLGKKKMTTTKLILILMVVGIGLGLLNVFFATPVAA, from the coding sequence ATGAGTAAGCAGAATGCGAACACTTCCGAGAAGATCACAAAAAAAGACCTGCAAAAGGTCTACATCCGTAACCTGTTTGGCCTCCAGTGGGGCTGGAACTATGAGACGATGCAGGGCCTAGGCTACTGCTACGTCATCATGCCCATTCTGCGCCGCCTGTACAAGAACAACCCTGAGAAGATGAAAAAGGCCCTGCAGACCGAGATTGGGTACTTCAACACCTCTCAGCCCATGTCTAACCTCATTATCGGCACTGACGCCGCCCTCCAGGAGGAGTTGGGCATCGACAAGGCCGAGGACGCCATCATCGGCATGAAGACCGGCCTCATGGGGCCCTTCGCCGGCGTGGGCGACACCATCTTCATCACCATCTACCGCGCTCTGGTCTTCTCCATTGCCGCCTACATCGCCATGGGTGGGCAGGCCGTAGCGCTGCTCATCCCCATCATCTGCGGTATCGCCATCCTGGCTGTGCGCTATAAGTTCACCTTCCTAGGCTATCAGCAGGGCAGTAAGCTGGCCAGCGGACTGTCGGGACAGCTTAAAAAGATCACGCAGGCCGCCTCCGTGCTGGGCCTCACCGTGGTCGGCGCTTTGGTCCCCTCTGTGGTCAAGGCCCCCATGAACATCAGCGTCCAGATCGGCGACGTGTCCCTCGCCATCCAGCCTATGCTGGACAAGATCATCCCCGCCGCCCTGCCCCTTGCCATGGTGCTGCTGTCCTACTGGCTGCTGGGCAAGAAAAAGATGACCACCACCAAGCTGATTTTGATCCTGATGGTCGTGGGCATCGGTCTGGGCCTACTCAACGTGTTCTTCGCTACCCCCGTGGCAGCCTGA